TTGTCTCTCCAATACACTATATATACGATTACATGTCCGGGTGTCCAGACTTATCGCCAACGCAGACGTCTGATATAATGGGTGGTCTTGAAACAGACTCTGGTAAAAAGCAACGACCAGTCCCTCGTTTATTGGTCGACGACAAACCAGTCATTCAACAAAACAGCGTCGCGCTATATCCTGCACCTGCCGGTATTCCTTGGCACACTACTATTCCCCTGCTCAGACACAACAAGCATTGGGCATCTGCAGTGTCCATGGCCCGAAAGCTTCTCACCTTGTTTTCGGAGGACGATACTGCAAATACGACATTACGCAGAGGATCGAAGTCGTATGCGGATATCGCAAAAATCGAATTAAACGCTCTGGATCGTAACTGGtgtttgtttcttttctattTGTGGCCCGCCGCTGATGAGAGGAGGCTGGAGTTGATTACGGCCGCAATCGTctttgtgtttatttttgACGGTACGCTAATATTGACTGCTCGTGGTGGAAAGTTTACTAATTAAGTTGCAGATGTTTGGGAGatgaagaatgaagaaacAGTGAGCGTTATATACACATTTGGCATATCTTAACATGAAATCAAACTAACGATCACTACAGATTCGAATCATTCAGAAGGAGTTCGTCGCTTGTCTGAAATTACCTGACCCAGGGGACGTACTAGCGCAAGATGGAGAGAACGTCACTCCATTACAAGAAATGATATCCACGATCATACGAggatttgaagaagaagattccGAATGCGGGAATGGCGGGAAGGATGTCATCAAGTGGCTTATCGAGTTTATCAATCATCCACCCCCAACCAAAGAATTCGAGACACTCAGAGAGTTTCTAGACTATCGAATAGACGATGCTGCCGCCCAGTAAATATTCTTCATTTCTCCTTGAAAAAACCTAACTAACAAATGTAAATTAAGGTTTGTCTTTGCGTGCGTCAAATTCTCGTTGCGCTCCAGTGTGCAGATGGACAGTCCAAGGATAGAGAAATTCATGAAAATCGCGTCGGACCACGTATGCTACGCAAATGACCTCGGATCGCACGATAAGGAGAAAAAGGCCTATATTCGCGGGGATGTACTGTACTTCATCAACGCAGTCGATATGGTGAAAAAGGTGTTCCATCTTCCTGATGACGACGCTGCAAAGTCGGCCACGCTTGTTCTTCAGATGCAGACCGAGATTGAGCTGGGAAGGGAACTAGAGCGTTTGCGCGCATCGAGTGACGTTACGGTTGAGGAGCTTGAATACGTGGAGTCTGTGGTGTACGCATTGACGGGGAACATCTTTTGTTCAGTGGTCATGTCCCGCTATGGAGGGGAGGACACTAAACTTGAAATTTAAGTAATAGAACATATTATGTTTGAAAATATAATGCCTTTTATTTCTTCCCAGAAGTTGACTGAAAGGGACATTGTTTCAAATATCTACGTGGTAGGTTTTGCACCAACTCCTTCGACTCAGTTCATATACATCTTGCATTGTAGTCCACGATACCTAACAATCACGACTCACTTAGTCAGCTCAGAATATAACCATGCAGATTTCTTACCATGGTCATCAAGAATTTGTTTCACCCTTGCATCCGCTTCCGAGGGCGACGGTTTAGGCACATCATCTATGTTCATATCCGACCTGCCAGCAAACCTCGCACGTCGACTCATAACCATCAACTCGAAGGGTTCTTCATATCCTACCTGCCTCATATTGAAGCCCGCGTCAGTGTACACATTGCTCATCTTAGTAAATGACGAGGAGATAAGGCAGAGTAGCAAAGTGATGTTGGTCTAAAAGAAGACTAGGGGTGTATGAATGAGCCGTAACCGTATGAATGTACTGAATGTGGTGCAACGGAGCCGAGTGCGAACAAATTTATTCCAATCACTGGACAATTAGCCATGCAAATGTAGTAGCATAGAAGTACAACTCACAAGTAGCCACTCTGACCTTATATTTTTCCTCTTCGAAGTACCCACACAAAGTCCAACAGTCTTCCTGCCCCTTTACATTTGACGGTAAATGGGATAAGCAGCAGCTCTCATTCCACCGTATCGAACAACTTAACAAAGCGGCCTTAGCTCTGTAGCTCGTTTGCTTCTTTCAACGGGACCGACCATTTCCAAGGATCACTGGATAGAAAACGACGAGGTAGACGGGCAACAAAGTGTGAGGCGGAGGCAATTCATGAGTAGATCAAGCGCTAAAGAGTCTCATCTTGAGAGTAGTGGGAGTCCGTATAGCCGCGAGAGTACATGCCTTCCTCCTGTGGGTGTGGTAACGGTTTAGTTGTAATTGAACGAAGACTTGCCAGTGGCAGGCGACCAACAGACCACCGGCAATCAACCGGCACACATCAATTTCCCACGAGCTTGTTTGGTCTTCAACAACAGTTGATCACTGCATCTTTGCAGCAGTTATTATAAGAACATACTCTAACATACTAGAAATCACTCATCTTTTGCCTACTGTACTGACTGTATTGCTAGGGCTACCTTGTAAAAATTTACCACACTGTTGAATCTGTTATCCGTCCACAGATGCTCTGAGTAGTAGCTGAGACccttcaaagttcaaacgcCAAGAGAGACAGTAGACTTATCATCTTCCTTCCGATTGGCGCATAGATTATCCAATTTCTTTAAATTCTTACCGTAATACCTCGTAATACTGACCTGGAACTTCCAGCACCTTCCCGCTAACACGTTTTGAATTTGGAAGCATGAAGAGTCTAGCTCATTCTGGAGTGGGTCCTGGCATCAATGCAGACTTAGACTCTGTCTTTCTGATTGCCGGATTTCTTCGACGTCTCATTACTTAAGAAGTTGACGTCGAGGCACCCACTAAAGTACCTATTGAGCCATGAGTGCATTCAGTAGTGCACAATATCCCATTAAGGTCATTGCTACAGGAACACTGGAGATAATTAAAGGGACATCCGGACCATGCAACCCAACGTTGTAGTCCAATATAGACATTTGTCAACTTCAACCATTCTTCAGATTATTCCCATTCAATAAACTGTTGGTCAAATACTCGTTGACGTCCATGTGAGGCAGTGATTTTGTTGTTCAAGGATAACCATTAGCAAGCTAGCCCGAATTATAAGCTCAAAGCGGCAAACACTCGCTTGTACTGTAATTCAAAATGTACGGAATATACGCAGCATTCTTTTCAACCATTTGGGCCTTGGGAGTCAAATGGGGACATGCTCCCGACCCATATTCATGAGCGCTAGCCATTCGTAGGAGAAGGATATTGAAACTACCGCACACGTGTACTTAGATAAATCACTTTACGTACCTTTCGCGGGACAGGTGTTGCCTTCCGTCACTCCCTTAAGCAAGGCAACCCGAAGTTCGGGTTCGCGTAAGATGTTGTCAGGATCTTTGCCCTAATTTTTCGCTTCTCTTGTTTTTCATATACACGCGATTGGTACCATGGTGAGAGGTTACGTGTGTAAATGAAGTGGGTGAGTCTGAGATTGCCAGCGCAAAGTCGTTGTACTTTCGACTTTCACATGCTAGCCATTCACGCTAACAGGTGCTGCTTGCTTTGTGCTTGCTAACTGCATTTGAGATTGTGTTGAGATCTTTCGCGTTCGCCAAAAGTAGCCAAGTGAACGTGATTTG
This Psilocybe cubensis strain MGC-MH-2018 chromosome 3, whole genome shotgun sequence DNA region includes the following protein-coding sequences:
- a CDS encoding Terpene cyclase aneC, coding for MHISGSFIFSKILEDLVAPEDAEFVSPIHYIYDYMSGCPDLSPTQTSDIMGGLETDSGKKQRPVPRLLVDDKPVIQQNSVALYPAPAGIPWHTTIPLLRHNKHWASAVSMARKLLTLFSEDDTANTTLRRGSKSYADIAKIELNALDRNWCLFLFYLWPAADERRLELITAAIVFVFIFDDVWEMKNEETIRIIQKEFVACLKLPDPGDVLAQDGENVTPLQEMISTIIRGFEEEDSECGNGGKDVIKWLIEFINHPPPTKEFETLREFLDYRIDDAAAQFVFACVKFSLRSSVQMDSPRIEKFMKIASDHVCYANDLGSHDKEKKAYIRGDVLYFINAVDMVKKVFHLPDDDAAKSATLVLQMQTEIELGRELERLRASSDVTVEELEYVESVVYALTGNIFCSVVMSRYGGEDTKLEI